A window from Prochlorococcus marinus CUG1435 encodes these proteins:
- a CDS encoding peptidylprolyl isomerase: MVQACSYKSKIDPNYYCQKLKFSCVQNNKVVNFKTSKGDFEVKLFGKDNPVTVSNFLENIDNNIYENKKFYKIINYPQIRFIHGGVNPENKSYIERKQNLNKTSPTIPLEIKFKEEIKPRYSYQIKNPSETVNLVNTFESGSIAMVKSGKNKSSSTEFFFVTTKIPELDGRYSIFGKIIKGLDVLEKINKEDYIKAVQISN, encoded by the coding sequence TTGGTTCAAGCTTGTAGTTATAAAAGTAAGATTGATCCAAATTATTACTGCCAAAAACTTAAATTTAGTTGTGTGCAGAATAATAAGGTGGTTAATTTTAAAACTTCAAAAGGTGATTTTGAGGTAAAATTATTTGGTAAAGATAACCCAGTAACAGTATCAAATTTTCTGGAAAATATAGACAATAATATTTATGAAAATAAAAAATTTTATAAAATAATAAATTATCCCCAAATAAGGTTTATACATGGCGGCGTTAATCCAGAAAATAAATCTTATATAGAACGAAAACAAAACCTGAATAAGACAAGTCCAACAATACCTTTAGAAATAAAATTCAAAGAAGAAATAAAACCAAGATATAGCTATCAAATAAAAAATCCTAGTGAAACAGTAAATTTAGTTAATACTTTTGAGAGTGGATCAATCGCTATGGTTAAAAGCGGTAAGAATAAGTCTTCATCTACTGAATTTTTTTTTGTAACGACTAAGATCCCAGAACTAGATGGAAGATATTCGATTTTTGGAAAGATTATTAAAGGATTAGACGTACTCGAAAAAATCAATAAAGAAGACTACATCAAGGCAGTCCAGATATCTAATTAA
- a CDS encoding photosystem I assembly protein Ycf4, whose protein sequence is MNSDLTSFDKIEQKIGGSRKISNYIIGGMLTIGGIGFLLASISSYTGRDLLPLGNPSTLLFIPQGIIMGAYGVIANLLNLYLWYLVYINFGSGSNYFDKSSKSVEIKRKGLFKDVEVKLNFDEIKSVKLDISEGFNPRRRIALVLKGRKKPLPLSGAGELKPLLQVEEEGARLAKFLDVNLEGLK, encoded by the coding sequence ATGAATTCAGACCTCACGTCATTCGATAAAATCGAACAAAAAATTGGTGGATCAAGAAAAATTTCAAATTATATTATTGGAGGAATGTTGACTATAGGAGGTATTGGTTTTCTTTTGGCCTCTATATCTAGCTACACAGGAAGGGATTTATTACCTTTAGGAAATCCTTCAACTTTGTTGTTTATCCCTCAAGGAATAATAATGGGAGCATACGGAGTAATAGCTAATTTATTAAATCTTTACTTATGGTATTTGGTTTACATAAACTTTGGTTCAGGAAGTAATTATTTTGATAAATCCTCAAAATCTGTAGAAATAAAAAGAAAGGGATTATTTAAAGATGTTGAAGTTAAATTAAATTTTGATGAAATTAAATCTGTTAAGTTGGATATAAGTGAGGGATTTAATCCTAGAAGAAGAATTGCCTTAGTACTAAAAGGTAGAAAAAAACCTCTCCCTTTAAGCGGAGCAGGTGAACTAAAACCACTGCTTCAGGTTGAAGAAGAAGGAGCTCGTCTAGCTAAATTTTTAGATGTTAATTTGGAGGGCCTAAAATAA
- the psbD gene encoding photosystem II D2 protein (photosystem q(a) protein) yields the protein MTIAVGSAPQRGWFDVLDDWLKRDRFVFIGWSGLLLLPCAYLAIGGWFVGTTFVTSWYTHGVASSYLEGCNFLTAAVSTPGDAMGHSLLFLWGPEAQGSFVRWLQLGGLWNFVALHGVFGLIGFMLRQFEIAGLVGIRPYNALAFSAVIAVFTSIFLIYPLGQHSWFFAPSFGVAAIFRYILFIQGFHNITLNPFHMMGVAGILGGALLCAIHGATVQNTLYEDTSIYTDGKVQSSTFRAFDPTQEEETYSMITANRFWSQIFGIAFSNKRFLHFLMLFVPVMGMWTSSIGIVGLALNLRAYDFVSQEIRAAEDPEFETFYTKNILLNEGMRAWMSSVDQPHENFVFPEEVLPRGNAL from the coding sequence ATGACGATCGCAGTTGGTAGCGCCCCACAAAGAGGATGGTTTGATGTCCTCGATGATTGGTTGAAGCGCGACCGCTTTGTATTTATTGGTTGGTCTGGACTACTTCTACTTCCTTGTGCATACCTTGCTATAGGTGGTTGGTTTGTCGGAACAACATTTGTTACCTCCTGGTACACACACGGAGTTGCAAGCTCATACCTCGAGGGTTGTAACTTTTTAACAGCAGCTGTAAGCACCCCTGGTGATGCCATGGGACACAGTCTTCTATTTTTATGGGGTCCTGAAGCCCAAGGTAGCTTTGTAAGATGGCTACAACTTGGTGGCCTTTGGAACTTCGTTGCATTACATGGAGTATTTGGCCTAATTGGTTTTATGCTTCGTCAATTTGAAATTGCTGGCCTTGTTGGAATTAGACCATACAACGCACTAGCTTTTTCAGCTGTAATTGCAGTATTCACAAGTATTTTCCTTATTTATCCTTTAGGACAGCATAGTTGGTTCTTCGCACCTTCATTCGGTGTTGCAGCAATCTTCCGTTACATTCTGTTTATTCAAGGATTTCACAATATTACTTTAAATCCATTTCATATGATGGGTGTTGCTGGAATTCTTGGTGGTGCTCTACTTTGCGCTATTCATGGAGCTACAGTACAAAATACATTGTATGAAGATACAAGTATTTACACAGATGGTAAGGTACAAAGTTCAACATTTAGAGCTTTTGACCCAACCCAAGAAGAAGAAACTTATTCAATGATTACAGCGAATAGATTCTGGAGTCAAATCTTCGGTATTGCTTTCTCAAACAAGCGTTTCTTACATTTCTTGATGCTATTTGTACCTGTTATGGGTATGTGGACATCTTCAATTGGTATTGTCGGCTTAGCACTAAACTTAAGAGCTTATGATTTCGTAAGCCAAGAAATTCGTGCAGCTGAAGATCCAGAATTTGAAACTTTCTATACAAAAAATATACTTTTGAACGAAGGTATGCGAGCATGGATGTCTTCTGTGGATCAACCACACGAAAACTTTGTATTCCCTGAGGAGGTTCTTCCACGTGGAAACGCCCTTTAA
- the psbC gene encoding photosystem II reaction center protein CP43: METPFNNLLRAPNQSIEETGYAWYVGNARLINLSGRLLGAHIAHSGLIVFWAGAMMLFEVNHFTFDKPMWEQGLICMPHVAMFGYGIGPGGEVTDIMPFFQAGVVHLIASAVLGFGGIYHSLAGPEKLEEDFPFFSTDWRDKNQMTNILGYHLIVLGVGALAWSVNWCFIGGAYDTWAPGGGEVRLVNPTLDPRVILGYLFRSPWGGAGSIIGVNSIEDIVGGHVYVGITAIIGGIFHIFTKPFGWARRAFIWNGEGLLSYALGGICVASFIASTFIWFNNTAYPSEFYGPTNAEASQAQSFTFLVRDQRIGANVGSTMGPTGLGKYLMRSPTGEIIFGGETMRFWDFRGPWLEPLRGPNGLSLEKIQNDIQPWQVRRAAEYMTHAPNASINSVGGIITEPNAVNFVNLRQWLAAAQFFLGWFTFIGHLWHAGRARAAAAGFEKGIDRKSEPALEMPDLD; encoded by the coding sequence GTGGAAACGCCCTTTAATAACTTATTAAGAGCTCCAAACCAAAGTATTGAGGAAACTGGTTATGCCTGGTACGTAGGCAACGCTAGATTAATCAATTTATCTGGACGTTTATTAGGAGCTCACATTGCTCACTCTGGACTAATAGTCTTTTGGGCAGGAGCAATGATGCTCTTTGAGGTTAATCATTTCACTTTTGATAAACCAATGTGGGAGCAAGGTTTAATCTGTATGCCACACGTTGCAATGTTTGGCTATGGTATAGGCCCAGGTGGTGAAGTTACTGATATCATGCCTTTCTTCCAAGCAGGTGTGGTTCACTTGATAGCTTCAGCTGTTCTTGGTTTTGGTGGTATTTACCATTCATTAGCAGGCCCAGAGAAATTAGAAGAAGATTTCCCATTTTTCTCTACTGATTGGAGAGACAAAAATCAAATGACTAATATCCTTGGATACCATTTGATTGTTCTAGGTGTAGGTGCATTAGCATGGTCAGTTAACTGGTGTTTTATTGGCGGTGCATATGACACATGGGCACCTGGTGGTGGTGAAGTTAGACTTGTTAACCCAACCTTAGATCCACGAGTAATTCTTGGTTATTTATTTAGATCTCCATGGGGAGGCGCTGGTTCAATAATCGGTGTTAACTCTATTGAAGATATTGTTGGTGGACATGTTTATGTGGGTATTACTGCAATTATTGGAGGAATATTCCATATCTTTACCAAACCTTTTGGATGGGCAAGAAGAGCATTCATCTGGAACGGAGAAGGACTATTAAGTTATGCACTTGGTGGAATTTGTGTAGCAAGTTTTATTGCTTCAACATTTATCTGGTTTAATAACACTGCTTATCCTTCAGAATTTTATGGCCCAACAAACGCTGAAGCTTCACAGGCGCAAAGCTTTACTTTCCTAGTGAGAGATCAAAGAATTGGAGCTAACGTAGGTTCAACAATGGGACCAACAGGTCTAGGTAAGTATCTCATGAGATCTCCTACTGGTGAAATTATATTTGGTGGTGAAACAATGAGATTTTGGGATTTCAGAGGCCCATGGTTAGAGCCTTTAAGAGGACCTAACGGACTGAGCCTTGAGAAAATCCAAAATGATATTCAGCCTTGGCAAGTAAGAAGAGCTGCTGAATACATGACTCATGCTCCTAACGCTTCTATCAACTCTGTTGGTGGAATCATTACAGAGCCTAATGCTGTTAACTTCGTCAACTTAAGACAATGGTTAGCTGCAGCTCAATTCTTCCTAGGATGGTTTACTTTCATCGGTCACCTTTGGCATGCTGGACGTGCTAGAGCAGCCGCTGCTGGTTTCGAAAAAGGAATCGACAGAAAGAGTGAACCAGCTCTAGAAATGCCTGATTTAGATTAA
- the maf gene encoding septum formation protein Maf → MLILASASQSRKKLLENCQIKFIQISSEFDETTIQEKNIFNLALELSFQKANSLYENIQNISLPEEFNYGPLEILGCDSIFEFKGEAYGKPSNKKEAFIRWKKMSGEFGFLHTGHTLIIGNFDSTSKIFKITEIIKKTVSSRVYFSNLEDWEIKSYVDTNEPLYCAGGFALEGIGGKYIEKIEGCFSNVMGLSLPWLRKNLYR, encoded by the coding sequence GTGTTAATTCTAGCCTCTGCTTCACAATCTAGAAAGAAATTACTAGAAAATTGTCAAATCAAATTTATCCAAATATCAAGTGAATTTGATGAAACTACTATCCAAGAAAAGAATATATTTAATTTAGCTTTGGAATTATCTTTTCAAAAGGCTAATAGTCTATATGAAAATATTCAAAACATATCACTGCCCGAAGAATTTAATTATGGTCCTTTGGAAATACTTGGGTGCGATTCAATTTTTGAGTTTAAAGGAGAAGCTTATGGAAAACCATCTAATAAAAAGGAGGCATTTATTAGATGGAAAAAAATGTCTGGAGAATTTGGATTTTTACATACTGGACATACCCTAATAATTGGGAATTTTGATTCAACTTCAAAAATTTTTAAAATCACTGAAATAATAAAAAAAACAGTAAGTTCAAGAGTTTATTTTTCTAATTTGGAAGATTGGGAAATCAAGAGTTATGTAGATACAAATGAACCTTTATATTGCGCTGGAGGATTTGCCTTGGAAGGTATAGGCGGAAAATATATAGAAAAAATAGAAGGTTGTTTCAGTAATGTAATGGGCTTAAGCTTGCCATGGCTCAGAAAAAATTTATATAGATAA
- a CDS encoding cobyric acid synthase, translating into MELEAKLLEIKKPIMVLGTSSGAGKSLTVTAICRILKNLGEEPIPFKGQNMSNNAWVDWEGGEMAYSQALQAFACGINPSAKMNPILLKPQGNSISEVIHLGKSIGTTTAQNYYKDWFIPGWEVIKKSLKSIYEGNPNCRLIIEGAGSPVEMNLIHRDLTNLRVAKYLNANCILVTDIERGGVFAQIIGTLELMNPEEKKLIKGIIINRFRGDLSLFENGKKWIENKTQIPVIGIIPWLNDSFPPEDSLDLIEKKSLTKNPEVRVGIIKLPSISNFSDFDPLENEETILIEWIRKSQNLSKYDFIILPGSKQTIKDQIFLENSGLSKDIRDYSKNEGNIIGICGGLQMLGTSLEDPYFKEGSKNYSEQKIKGIGLLPLKTTFFKKKLTRQINSKSLWPCQSEINGFEIHNGQTVLDDIQSSLNINPIFEDCDLGWYKENKEGGTIAGTYIHGIFENDSWRAQYINLIRKGKNLPRLNKKIISYKEKRQSIIDNLANEFHKHLNLKSFLS; encoded by the coding sequence ATGGAGTTAGAAGCAAAATTACTTGAAATAAAGAAACCAATAATGGTCCTAGGCACTTCCAGTGGAGCAGGGAAATCGTTAACAGTTACTGCTATTTGCAGGATTCTTAAAAATTTAGGAGAAGAACCAATACCTTTTAAAGGACAAAATATGAGTAACAACGCTTGGGTTGATTGGGAAGGTGGAGAGATGGCATATTCACAAGCACTTCAAGCTTTTGCTTGTGGTATTAATCCCTCTGCAAAGATGAATCCCATTTTATTAAAACCACAAGGAAACTCAATAAGCGAGGTGATTCACCTCGGCAAAAGCATAGGGACCACAACCGCACAAAATTACTATAAAGATTGGTTTATTCCAGGCTGGGAAGTAATTAAAAAAAGTTTGAAGTCTATTTACGAAGGTAATCCGAATTGCCGTTTAATTATCGAAGGGGCTGGAAGTCCAGTAGAGATGAATTTAATTCATAGAGATCTGACTAATTTAAGAGTTGCTAAATATTTAAATGCAAATTGCATTTTGGTTACTGATATTGAAAGGGGAGGTGTATTTGCACAAATAATTGGTACTCTTGAATTAATGAATCCTGAAGAAAAGAAGCTTATTAAAGGAATTATTATCAATAGATTCAGAGGAGACCTTTCATTATTTGAAAATGGGAAGAAATGGATAGAGAATAAGACTCAAATCCCTGTTATTGGAATTATTCCATGGTTAAATGATTCATTTCCTCCAGAGGATTCTTTAGATTTAATAGAAAAAAAATCACTTACTAAAAATCCTGAAGTCAGAGTCGGGATTATAAAATTACCATCTATTAGCAACTTCTCGGATTTTGATCCACTAGAAAATGAAGAAACAATATTGATTGAATGGATTAGAAAATCACAAAATCTAAGTAAGTATGACTTCATTATTCTGCCAGGCAGTAAACAAACGATTAAAGATCAAATATTTCTTGAAAATTCTGGCTTATCTAAGGATATAAGGGACTATTCAAAAAACGAAGGAAATATTATTGGAATATGTGGAGGTTTACAAATGTTAGGCACTTCACTTGAAGATCCGTATTTTAAAGAGGGTTCCAAAAATTATTCTGAACAAAAAATTAAAGGTATTGGATTATTACCATTAAAAACGACTTTCTTTAAAAAAAAATTAACACGTCAAATTAACTCTAAATCTTTATGGCCGTGCCAATCAGAAATTAATGGATTTGAAATTCATAATGGTCAAACTGTATTAGATGATATCCAAAGTTCATTAAACATTAATCCTATTTTTGAAGATTGTGATCTTGGTTGGTACAAAGAAAATAAAGAAGGTGGCACTATTGCAGGAACATACATTCATGGGATCTTTGAAAATGACAGTTGGAGAGCGCAATATATTAATTTAATAAGGAAGGGTAAAAATCTTCCAAGATTAAATAAAAAAATAATATCTTATAAAGAGAAGAGACAATCCATTATTGATAATCTTGCGAATGAATTCCACAAACATTTAAATCTCAAATCATTTTTAAGTTGA
- a CDS encoding 2Fe-2S iron-sulfur cluster binding domain-containing protein: MKETNYIKVIWPNNKETFVSDGDDWFSSAEKAGLEIPAGCLTGSCGACEIDVNGETIRACISEIKNNKKCMLRVSLTTDPFWEN; encoded by the coding sequence TTGAAAGAAACAAACTATATAAAAGTAATATGGCCAAACAATAAAGAAACATTTGTTTCAGATGGTGATGACTGGTTTTCTTCTGCTGAAAAAGCAGGTTTAGAAATCCCTGCTGGCTGCCTCACAGGAAGTTGTGGAGCATGTGAAATAGATGTAAATGGTGAAACAATAAGGGCTTGTATCAGTGAAATTAAAAATAATAAAAAATGTATGTTACGGGTTTCTTTAACTACAGATCCCTTTTGGGAAAACTAA
- a CDS encoding sulfotransferase: MNNYSWLEQKLHKFALSSQFMREVTFDFESTNIAPSSKTGDHVFITGLARAGTTILLNALYKSNIFASLSYADMPFVLAPNLWSKISFNKRDLELKERAHGDGIKVSTESPEAFEEVFWKTFAEEEYGKLEDNFRVYVGSIVHKNKKERYLSKNNQNIKRVELISSIFTDSKILIPFREPIQHANSLLTQHKKFIEDSKKDNFISKYMKWIGHTEFGPNYIPIHNQSLNFHNDLEINHWIEQWEQTYSNAFQSLKNMENVHFISYEKLCSNKDYWFQIQKLVKIEEQYDFEFRESKKDFLYNIDTGLKEKVMSLYFDLNDLNLM, encoded by the coding sequence ATGAATAATTATTCTTGGTTGGAACAAAAGTTGCATAAATTTGCTCTTTCATCGCAATTCATGAGAGAAGTAACTTTTGATTTTGAAAGTACTAATATCGCTCCGTCAAGTAAGACTGGAGACCATGTTTTTATTACAGGACTTGCACGTGCAGGAACAACTATATTGTTGAATGCACTTTATAAATCAAATATTTTTGCATCTCTCTCTTATGCTGATATGCCATTCGTACTTGCTCCAAATCTTTGGTCTAAAATATCTTTTAATAAAAGAGATTTAGAATTAAAGGAAAGAGCACATGGAGATGGAATTAAAGTTTCAACAGAATCACCAGAAGCATTCGAGGAGGTATTTTGGAAAACTTTTGCCGAAGAAGAGTATGGAAAATTAGAAGATAATTTTAGAGTCTATGTGGGGAGTATTGTTCATAAGAATAAAAAAGAGAGATACCTTAGTAAAAATAATCAAAACATAAAAAGAGTTGAACTAATTTCATCAATTTTTACTGACTCAAAGATACTTATTCCTTTCAGAGAACCAATACAGCATGCAAATTCTTTACTAACCCAGCATAAAAAATTTATTGAAGATTCTAAAAAAGATAACTTTATATCAAAATATATGAAATGGATTGGACATACAGAATTTGGTCCCAATTATATTCCTATTCATAATCAAAGTCTAAATTTTCATAATGACTTAGAAATAAATCACTGGATTGAACAATGGGAACAGACCTATAGTAATGCTTTTCAATCTTTAAAAAACATGGAAAATGTCCATTTTATATCCTATGAAAAACTCTGTTCGAATAAGGATTATTGGTTTCAAATTCAAAAATTAGTGAAAATAGAAGAACAATATGATTTTGAATTTAGAGAATCAAAAAAAGATTTTCTATATAATATTGATACAGGATTGAAAGAAAAAGTAATGTCTCTATATTTTGATTTAAATGATTTAAATCTCATGTAA
- a CDS encoding arylsulfotransferase family protein codes for MNKKIEIWILFLFVLLSFPLTVFFGILVRDGMLGEKRFGPFSKTALFLSEIPANIKKAIKQSSDVQVIDRFPLLSGFNGTPNTNQSYLILSRYDGDLKEGIVELVDLKNFNILHTWNPDINQFFKSLEKIDEFKYVHRDHNNSRTTLSNPNLTKDGGLVFNSSPLMKIDSCSNLVFQNTKDRFHHSIEIDIEENIWVPSYIYPQSLPVEKVGRDLIEDGGYYDDAIVKLSPDGEIIFRKSVSQIFIDNGLEYLLFAIGDRNFTKDPIHLNDIQPVNFDGEFWKKGDVFLSLRHQSMILLYRPSNDKVIWIGTGPFFHQHDVDILNDHTISVFNNNSKDFVGGDVVDGHNTVVNFDFKTRQYSTYLNETLIKNDVRTITSGISQILPNGDLFVEETDHSRKLYFDADSSLRWSYVNRADDGNIYRVGNSRILYKNEDINKIENFLLSRGECND; via the coding sequence ATGAATAAAAAAATTGAAATCTGGATACTTTTCTTATTCGTACTATTGAGTTTTCCTTTAACAGTTTTTTTTGGGATTCTTGTAAGAGATGGAATGCTTGGGGAAAAAAGATTCGGACCGTTTTCAAAAACTGCATTATTTCTTTCAGAAATACCTGCAAATATTAAAAAGGCAATTAAACAATCTAGTGATGTGCAAGTTATTGATAGATTTCCCCTATTAAGCGGTTTTAATGGAACTCCAAATACAAATCAATCTTATCTAATTCTCTCAAGATATGACGGTGATTTAAAAGAAGGAATTGTTGAACTTGTAGATCTAAAGAACTTTAATATATTGCATACCTGGAACCCTGATATAAATCAATTTTTTAAATCATTAGAAAAGATAGATGAATTTAAATATGTACATCGTGATCACAATAACTCAAGGACTACATTATCAAATCCAAATTTAACTAAAGATGGAGGGTTAGTTTTTAATTCATCACCACTAATGAAAATAGATAGCTGTTCTAATTTGGTTTTTCAAAATACTAAAGACAGGTTCCATCACTCTATAGAAATAGATATTGAAGAAAATATATGGGTCCCTTCATACATTTACCCTCAGTCTCTACCTGTAGAAAAAGTCGGAAGAGATCTCATTGAAGATGGAGGTTATTACGATGATGCAATTGTTAAATTATCTCCAGATGGAGAAATCATTTTTCGAAAGTCTGTCTCTCAAATTTTTATTGATAATGGTCTTGAGTATCTCTTGTTTGCTATCGGTGATAGGAATTTCACAAAAGATCCAATCCATTTAAATGATATTCAACCTGTAAATTTTGATGGAGAATTTTGGAAGAAAGGAGATGTCTTTTTATCTTTAAGACATCAGTCAATGATTTTATTGTATAGACCCTCAAATGATAAAGTTATATGGATAGGAACGGGTCCATTTTTTCATCAACATGATGTGGATATATTGAATGACCATACTATATCCGTTTTTAATAACAATTCGAAGGATTTTGTCGGTGGTGATGTTGTTGATGGACATAACACAGTAGTTAATTTTGATTTCAAGACTCGTCAGTACTCTACTTATCTAAATGAAACTTTGATTAAAAATGATGTAAGAACAATAACATCAGGAATAAGTCAGATCCTTCCGAATGGAGATCTTTTTGTTGAGGAGACAGATCATTCTAGGAAACTTTATTTTGATGCAGATTCTTCCTTAAGATGGTCCTATGTAAACCGAGCTGATGATGGAAATATTTATAGAGTTGGTAATTCTCGAATTTTATATAAAAATGAAGATATTAATAAAATAGAAAATTTCTTATTATCAAGAGGTGAATGCAATGATTGA
- a CDS encoding extracellular solute-binding protein: MQKLNKLFYSVLTCAFFLNVNIPANSTEKEVKVYSGRHYNTDRSVFKKFAEETGIKVRLIEAAGISLIERLKREGKNSQADLILLVDAARITNAAKAGLLQSIESKSLENDVPIGLKDKSKEWYALTRRVRVLVANPKVVDVNKIKDYTDLADPSLKGKVCLRNRKSPYNQSLVANQIVNKGEKETKAWLSGMISNVSEPFFPGDISIIRAVSKKKCGVGIVNHYYVARMLAGVNGRRDALYAKKTKVITPNPAHVNISAGGVAKFATNKAEAIKLLEYLASPVGSKGLAAPTFEHPLKEVNQNPIVRDFGQFTPDKVTVDDLGVNNSLAIKLMKDTGWN; this comes from the coding sequence GTGCAAAAATTGAACAAACTTTTTTATTCTGTATTAACGTGTGCTTTTTTTCTGAATGTAAATATTCCAGCTAATTCAACAGAAAAAGAAGTCAAAGTTTATTCAGGTAGACATTACAATACTGATAGGAGTGTCTTCAAAAAGTTTGCTGAAGAAACAGGAATCAAGGTTAGGCTTATTGAAGCGGCAGGAATATCTTTAATTGAAAGATTGAAAAGAGAAGGAAAGAATTCTCAAGCAGATTTAATATTACTAGTTGATGCTGCAAGAATCACAAATGCTGCTAAAGCTGGATTACTCCAAAGTATAGAATCAAAATCTTTGGAAAATGATGTTCCAATTGGGCTAAAAGATAAAAGTAAGGAATGGTATGCATTAACTAGAAGAGTGAGAGTTTTGGTTGCTAATCCAAAAGTTGTTGATGTTAATAAGATAAAAGATTATACGGATTTAGCTGATCCATCCTTAAAAGGTAAAGTATGTTTGAGGAACAGAAAAAGTCCATATAATCAATCTTTAGTCGCTAATCAAATTGTAAATAAAGGCGAGAAGGAAACTAAAGCTTGGTTAAGCGGAATGATTTCTAACGTTTCAGAACCTTTTTTCCCCGGAGATATTTCAATTATTAGAGCAGTTTCTAAGAAAAAATGTGGAGTAGGAATTGTTAATCACTATTATGTTGCAAGGATGCTGGCTGGGGTTAATGGCAGGAGAGATGCTCTTTATGCAAAAAAAACAAAAGTTATTACTCCTAACCCTGCTCATGTAAATATAAGTGCTGGTGGAGTAGCGAAATTTGCCACAAATAAAGCTGAAGCTATTAAGCTTCTTGAATATTTAGCATCTCCTGTCGGAAGTAAAGGATTAGCTGCACCTACCTTTGAACATCCATTGAAAGAGGTTAATCAAAATCCTATCGTAAGGGATTTTGGACAATTTACTCCTGATAAGGTTACTGTAGATGATCTTGGAGTTAACAACTCTCTCGCAATAAAATTGATGAAAGATACAGGTTGGAATTAA
- a CDS encoding Fe2+-dependent dioxygenase produces MNFLTHKLLNTEEIKSLRINLKKEDLPWEDGKKTAGNHASLVKNNLQLDRKSDISKRLSNLIVKKILQDDLIKSFSLPKIIHGTMFTKSSKGMKYGRHIDNAYMSSGRADLSFTIFLSDKDSYHGGELFIEDLNSEYNFKLEPGEIIIYPSIHLHSVKEVISGERLVFVGWIESYIKSIEEREYLFDLDAGAKTLLSKHGRSDGLDLIFKSYSNLLRVLGD; encoded by the coding sequence ATGAATTTTTTAACTCATAAATTATTAAATACTGAAGAAATAAAATCATTAAGAATAAATCTTAAAAAGGAAGATTTACCTTGGGAAGATGGAAAAAAAACTGCAGGAAATCATGCTTCTTTAGTAAAAAATAATTTACAACTTGATAGAAAATCAGATATTTCAAAAAGGCTTTCGAATCTTATTGTAAAAAAAATACTTCAAGATGATTTGATTAAAAGCTTTTCACTACCAAAAATAATTCATGGAACCATGTTTACAAAATCATCTAAAGGCATGAAATATGGGCGACACATAGATAATGCATATATGTCATCAGGGAGAGCTGATCTGTCCTTCACAATTTTTCTTTCAGATAAAGATTCCTACCATGGAGGCGAACTATTTATTGAAGACCTTAATTCAGAGTATAATTTTAAGCTCGAACCAGGAGAAATAATAATTTACCCAAGTATACACTTACATTCAGTTAAGGAGGTTATTAGCGGCGAGAGGCTGGTTTTTGTTGGATGGATTGAAAGTTATATAAAAAGTATTGAAGAAAGAGAATATTTATTTGATTTAGATGCAGGAGCTAAAACACTACTATCTAAGCATGGGAGATCAGATGGACTTGATCTAATTTTTAAATCTTATTCAAATCTTTTAAGAGTGCTGGGCGATTAA